A genomic stretch from Thunnus maccoyii chromosome 19, fThuMac1.1, whole genome shotgun sequence includes:
- the ass1 gene encoding argininosuccinate synthase isoform X2 → MSLHTWPILDKMKILMLPGKRQSTLEQKKVLVEDLRAEFVEDYIWPSIQANAIYEDRYLLGTAMARPCIARRQVEIARREGAQFVSHGATGKGNDQIRFELTCYALYPEVKIIAPWRIPEFYNRFQGRADLMEYAQKHSIPVPVTPQAPWSMDANLMHISYESGILENPKSHAPVDLYQMTKNPEDSPTTPDELEIEFKNGVPIKVINMKENKTKDTPLELFTYLNEIGGKHGVGRIDIVENRFIGMKSRGIYETPAGTILRKAHLDIETFTMDKEVRRIKQALGIKFSELVYNGFWFSPECEFVQHCISKSQQNVEGKVQLSVFKGQVYILGRESPKSLYNKELVSMDVQGDYDPCDASGFIKINAVRLREHHRLQGLSGTKQ, encoded by the exons ATGTCATTGCATACTTG gcCAATATTGGACAAGATGAAGATTTTGATGCTTCCCGGAAAAAGGCAGAGCACCTTGGAGCAAAAAA AGGTTCTCGTTGAAGACCTGCGTGCCGAGTTTGTGGAAGACTACATCTGGCCCTCTATTCAGGCCAACGCCATCTATGAGGACCGATACCTGCTGGGCACCGCAATGGCTCGGCCCTGCATCGCCCGTCGTCAGGTTGAGATTGCACGCAGGGAGGGTGCCCAGTTTGTGTCCCATGGTGCCACAGGAAAG ggcAATGACCAGATCCGTTTTGAGCTCACATGCTATGCCCTCTACCCTGAGGTTAAG ATCATCGCACCGTGGAGGATCCCTGAGTTCTACAACCGCTTCCAAGGAAGAGCAGACCTGATGGAATATGCACAG AAACACAGCATCCCTGTGCCCGTCACTCCTCAGGCACCCTGGAGCATGGACGCCAACCTCATGCATATAAG CTACGAGTCTGGCATCCTGGAGAATCCCAAG agcCACGCTCCTGTTGACCTGTACCAGATGACCAAGAACCCAGAAGATTCTCCCACTACCCCCGATGAACTGGAGATCGAGTTCAAAAACG GAGTGCCTATCAAGGTGATCAAtatgaaggaaaacaaaaccaagGACACACCACTGGAACTCTTCACATACCTCAATGAGATCGG AGGAAAGCACGGAGTGGGCCGCATCGACATCGTGGAGAACCGTTTCATCGGCATGAAGTCCAGAG GGATCTATGAAACCCCAGCAGGCACAATCCTGAGGAAGGCCCATTTAGACATTGAGACCTTTACCATGGACAAAGAGGTCAGGCGGATCAAACAGGCGCTGGGTATCAAGTTCTCTGAGCTCGTCTACAATG GTTTCTGGTTCAGTCCGGAGTGTGAATTTGTGCAACACTGCATATCCAAGTCCCAGCAGAATGTTGAGGGCAAAGTACAGCTGTCTGTCTTCAAGGGTCAGGTCTACATCCTGGGAAGAGAGTCACCCAAGTCCCTGTACAACAAAGAGTTGGTCAG CATGGACGTCCAAGGAGACTACGACCCATGCGATGCCTCCGGATTCATCAAGATTAACGCCGTCAG GCTAAGGGAGCATCACCGTCTGCAGGGTCTCTCCGGCACCAAGCAGTAA
- the ass1 gene encoding argininosuccinate synthase isoform X1 — protein sequence MSKGTVILAYSGGLDTSCILVWLKEQGYDVIAYLANIGQDEDFDASRKKAEHLGAKKVLVEDLRAEFVEDYIWPSIQANAIYEDRYLLGTAMARPCIARRQVEIARREGAQFVSHGATGKGNDQIRFELTCYALYPEVKIIAPWRIPEFYNRFQGRADLMEYAQKHSIPVPVTPQAPWSMDANLMHISYESGILENPKSHAPVDLYQMTKNPEDSPTTPDELEIEFKNGVPIKVINMKENKTKDTPLELFTYLNEIGGKHGVGRIDIVENRFIGMKSRGIYETPAGTILRKAHLDIETFTMDKEVRRIKQALGIKFSELVYNGFWFSPECEFVQHCISKSQQNVEGKVQLSVFKGQVYILGRESPKSLYNKELVSMDVQGDYDPCDASGFIKINAVRLREHHRLQGLSGTKQ from the exons ATGTCTAAAGGTACCGTGATTCTGGCATACAGCGGCGGACTGGACACCTCCTGTATTCTTGTGTGGCTGAAGGAACAGGGCTACGATGTCATTGCATACTTG gcCAATATTGGACAAGATGAAGATTTTGATGCTTCCCGGAAAAAGGCAGAGCACCTTGGAGCAAAAAAG GTTCTCGTTGAAGACCTGCGTGCCGAGTTTGTGGAAGACTACATCTGGCCCTCTATTCAGGCCAACGCCATCTATGAGGACCGATACCTGCTGGGCACCGCAATGGCTCGGCCCTGCATCGCCCGTCGTCAGGTTGAGATTGCACGCAGGGAGGGTGCCCAGTTTGTGTCCCATGGTGCCACAGGAAAG ggcAATGACCAGATCCGTTTTGAGCTCACATGCTATGCCCTCTACCCTGAGGTTAAG ATCATCGCACCGTGGAGGATCCCTGAGTTCTACAACCGCTTCCAAGGAAGAGCAGACCTGATGGAATATGCACAG AAACACAGCATCCCTGTGCCCGTCACTCCTCAGGCACCCTGGAGCATGGACGCCAACCTCATGCATATAAG CTACGAGTCTGGCATCCTGGAGAATCCCAAG agcCACGCTCCTGTTGACCTGTACCAGATGACCAAGAACCCAGAAGATTCTCCCACTACCCCCGATGAACTGGAGATCGAGTTCAAAAACG GAGTGCCTATCAAGGTGATCAAtatgaaggaaaacaaaaccaagGACACACCACTGGAACTCTTCACATACCTCAATGAGATCGG AGGAAAGCACGGAGTGGGCCGCATCGACATCGTGGAGAACCGTTTCATCGGCATGAAGTCCAGAG GGATCTATGAAACCCCAGCAGGCACAATCCTGAGGAAGGCCCATTTAGACATTGAGACCTTTACCATGGACAAAGAGGTCAGGCGGATCAAACAGGCGCTGGGTATCAAGTTCTCTGAGCTCGTCTACAATG GTTTCTGGTTCAGTCCGGAGTGTGAATTTGTGCAACACTGCATATCCAAGTCCCAGCAGAATGTTGAGGGCAAAGTACAGCTGTCTGTCTTCAAGGGTCAGGTCTACATCCTGGGAAGAGAGTCACCCAAGTCCCTGTACAACAAAGAGTTGGTCAG CATGGACGTCCAAGGAGACTACGACCCATGCGATGCCTCCGGATTCATCAAGATTAACGCCGTCAG GCTAAGGGAGCATCACCGTCTGCAGGGTCTCTCCGGCACCAAGCAGTAA